Proteins encoded by one window of Synechococcus sp. MVIR-18-1:
- a CDS encoding type IV pilin protein, with product MIRKFPSPNTYRPKNGFSLVEIAISTAIIGTLSSIAYPSYTNANNSAKLADAKAKMLVIPAIIGQHIDETGEAPTTWDELSSIAAVMTSNGPATGDLNTPITLPNSIYDLSITGPTESVYTMTATRVSDREKEEENADETKYTYAIKSCFNISNGASDLRSGNLSEIENTINCG from the coding sequence ATGATCAGAAAATTCCCCTCTCCGAATACATACAGACCTAAAAATGGGTTCAGCCTTGTTGAAATAGCAATCTCTACAGCAATCATTGGCACACTAAGCTCAATTGCTTATCCCAGTTACACAAATGCAAACAACAGCGCAAAGCTTGCAGATGCCAAAGCCAAAATGCTAGTAATCCCAGCAATCATTGGCCAGCACATTGATGAAACGGGAGAAGCACCTACAACTTGGGACGAGTTATCAAGTATTGCAGCGGTAATGACAAGCAATGGTCCAGCAACAGGCGATCTCAACACACCTATCACTCTTCCAAACTCAATCTACGATCTGTCAATCACAGGGCCTACTGAATCCGTCTACACAATGACAGCTACACGAGTAAGTGATAGAGAGAAAGAAGAAGAAAATGCAGACGAAACAAAATATACATATGCGATTAAATCTTGCTTCAACATTAGCAATGGCGCTAGCGACCTAAGAAGTGGAAACCTCTCAGAAATTGAAAACACAATCAATTGCGGCTAA
- a CDS encoding Tfp pilus assembly protein FimT/FimU, with protein sequence MSTLNSRLQFSVLNRKKGQNLLEKGFTLVELMIVIVVVGVLSAVALPNFLGVKDKAQAGAQVGEFVGLAKECSTAIIIEGPYPNDYPAESIEGISRDCNNAGDTSTAPTSDVIFTSTIEEGSTAKAKCGPKIEFGAGETCLITVKSENGAIEFTQPTGDE encoded by the coding sequence ATGAGCACACTTAACAGCCGTCTTCAATTTTCAGTCCTTAACCGCAAGAAAGGCCAAAACCTTCTCGAAAAAGGTTTCACACTTGTGGAGCTGATGATTGTAATCGTTGTTGTCGGTGTACTGTCGGCAGTAGCGCTTCCTAACTTCCTAGGCGTAAAAGACAAAGCTCAAGCCGGCGCACAAGTCGGAGAATTTGTAGGTTTAGCAAAAGAATGCTCTACTGCAATTATTATTGAGGGTCCATATCCCAATGATTATCCAGCGGAGAGCATCGAAGGAATCTCAAGAGATTGCAACAATGCTGGAGACACGTCAACAGCACCAACTTCGGACGTGATATTTACAAGCACCATTGAAGAGGGGTCAACCGCAAAGGCAAAATGCGGGCCAAAAATAGAATTTGGGGCGGGAGAGACCTGCCTGATTACGGTTAAGTCGGAGAATGGCGCAATTGAATTCACCCAACCAACAGGAGATGAATAA
- a CDS encoding GspH/FimT family protein → MSLIEQLIVVSLVGMLASIPIVTGGGDRDQLQLDASARRLQSGLDRARSIARRKQIACGVSLNDEGFTDPDEGSLPGSLPACPGIGMALQEEFEQGPIVLSTNLPPLLRFTANGLLLDGGIAVLSHRRLAKARCVVVSLPLGVSRIGFYQAPLPSDGGRLRSSHCLPDVASS, encoded by the coding sequence ATGAGCTTGATCGAGCAGCTGATCGTGGTGAGCTTGGTGGGGATGTTGGCGTCGATTCCAATCGTGACGGGAGGTGGCGACCGGGATCAACTTCAGCTCGATGCCAGTGCGCGCCGCTTGCAGAGCGGTTTGGATCGGGCCCGCAGCATTGCTCGGCGGAAGCAGATCGCTTGCGGAGTTTCCCTGAATGACGAGGGATTCACGGATCCCGATGAGGGGAGTCTTCCTGGTTCTCTTCCTGCCTGTCCTGGGATCGGGATGGCGTTGCAGGAGGAATTTGAACAGGGGCCAATTGTGTTGAGCACGAACTTGCCTCCGCTGTTGCGCTTCACTGCCAACGGTTTGCTTCTGGATGGCGGGATTGCGGTGCTTAGCCATCGTCGTTTAGCCAAAGCGCGATGTGTAGTTGTGAGCTTGCCCTTAGGCGTGAGCCGGATTGGCTTCTATCAGGCTCCTCTTCCATCTGATGGTGGGCGTCTGCGCAGTAGCCATTGCCTGCCTGATGTCGCTTCGAGTTAA
- a CDS encoding prepilin-type N-terminal cleavage/methylation domain-containing protein has translation MSLRVKSMFKRLSETRAENGFTLIELLLSLSLGSLLFVVLLQLIGADLRLGNTMASRLRESAQQRQTLELIRAELAMGSGWTVDPTPSHQWSCGMAGRQPVLAIGLDGNDSRASAQTIIYSVGAAPSAIWRGQVLMRCGPAYGLDGVIRPGGKAQNRVLIDGLPKEGLGFQARQDPQSKVLHLALEQAVNGGSGRLRSAAVF, from the coding sequence ATGTCGCTTCGAGTTAAGTCGATGTTCAAGCGATTATCCGAAACACGAGCTGAGAACGGGTTCACGTTGATCGAGCTGCTGCTCTCTCTCAGCCTTGGCAGCTTGCTGTTTGTTGTGTTGCTGCAGCTGATCGGCGCTGATCTACGTCTCGGAAACACAATGGCGAGCCGTTTGCGTGAATCGGCGCAGCAACGCCAAACCTTGGAGTTGATTCGAGCTGAGTTGGCGATGGGATCTGGCTGGACGGTAGATCCCACTCCGTCCCATCAATGGTCCTGCGGCATGGCCGGGCGTCAGCCGGTGCTCGCCATTGGCTTGGATGGTAATGATTCACGAGCGTCTGCTCAAACCATTATTTACAGCGTGGGAGCTGCGCCCTCAGCGATTTGGCGCGGCCAGGTGTTGATGCGTTGCGGGCCTGCCTACGGACTTGATGGTGTGATCAGACCAGGGGGAAAAGCACAAAATCGCGTTCTGATTGATGGCTTACCCAAGGAGGGTTTGGGGTTTCAAGCCCGGCAAGATCCTCAATCCAAAGTGCTGCACCTTGCTTTGGAGCAGGCGGTTAATGGTGGCTCTGGGCGTCTTCGTTCTGCTGCAGTGTTCTGA